In Mycosarcoma maydis chromosome 20, whole genome shotgun sequence, the genomic stretch TGTAGACGAGGCTCAGTTCGGGACAACTCAGATATCACTCAGGACCTCCTCGTTGCGTCCAAGGTTGCTACCACCTCAATCCATCCAGTCTTGGCAATCTTTGCACTTGCTATTGTGCGTGAAGACGAGTGAGCGGTCAGATGTGCTTTGTGTGGAATGGAAGGATTGAGGTGATCTGATGCGATCTGATGCAATGCAATGCAGTGCagtgcagtcacgagtgcagtGCAATGCGGTGCGCTTACGCTATCGGCAGTGTGTGAGCAAGTCGGTGATGAGCTAACattgcagctcgacggccACGGCTTCTGCTCCGAGCCGGCTATCGGTTGTCAGACGCGTGCCCGCGGAGAAAACCGTCTTGTCAAAATATTAGTGACTTAAGTTAGGaacaagattcacgattcacgattcgcatcGGACTCACACTGGACCCTTTCATGTAGAAAACAACACTCCATAAATCAAGTTGATGTCAGTGATCTTAGTCGAGCTTAGGATCGACAGCTAGTATCGCTGCTCGTTCGGTACACTCCAACCCAAaccaacaccatcatcgtctcggCCATGTCAACCTTTTTCGGTCTCAAAGCCAGACCTTATCCTTTGGATCCTTCTCTTCCCGGATCCACTGCATGGGACACCTTGTCAGCGCCTTATCCTGCATATCCAAAGTTTCACACTCTCTTTGGAAAGGTCGTTTCTCCAGCCGTATTCGAAAAAAGCCTCAGTCCGTGGCTCCCGCTGGGGTTTTCACTCGTCTACTACATAGTCGCTCACGCCGCCAATGGCTTCGTCCAGAGGAATGGCAACAGAGACTTCACTAAAGGCTCCGGTCTTctgccaacgctgctccGCTTCTTGATCCTTGTTCACAATGCCGCACTTGCTGTGTACAGCGGTTGGACGTGGGCAAGGATGTTTCCCCTTGTCGTTGATTTCTTTCTTCAAGGCTGGAGCGCCGCCGGTTTTCAGGGTGTCAAATTGGCGCTCTGCTCCATGCCCACCAACTTCCCCCAGCTCGGCGTTTACGCCTACATCTTCTACCTTAGCAAGTACTACGAAGTCGTTGACTCGGTCGTCCTGCTACTCAAAGGCAAACGAGTATCAAATCTGCAGTCCTATCACCATGCTGGAGCCATCATCTGCATGTGGGTCGCCTACCGATACCAGAGTCAGCCTGTCTGGGTCTTTTGCGTTTTCAACAGCTTTGTTCATACCTGCATGTACACATACTACTTCTGCGCTGCCATGCGATGGCCCTTTCCACGCGCCGTCAAACGAAACCTCACCACAATGCAGATCGCTCAGATCGCATCCGGCACCTTCCTCACCAACCTCTACctgctcatctcgctcaaccCTGCGGCGGTCGTCTCAGGGTGCAAGGCTAACCAGGTCTCATCCTGGTACAAGCCCTTGGCTGGTAGTGATCAGACTGTTCTAAGCCACGCCCTCGCTCGCACTGCTTCGTGCGACCCAACCACTTGCATGCAGACCACTGGCGCAGAAATCGCGCTCCATGTCAACACCATGTACATGTTCGTAAGTATCTCGCCATATCCTCAGTCGAACCGTCCAAAGCTACATCTCTTGACCATGCGTTTGCCCTCCTTTCGTCTCTACAACAGCCGCTTCTCGCCCTTTTCTTCAATTTCTTCGTGCGCTCCTACCTTCAAAAGACTCCTTCCACAAATAATGGAGGTGTCAAGAAggttgattcgtgattccacTAACTAGATCAGGTAACTTACACgtcgctgcagctcggAGTAATCGGTGTGAAACTCCGTTGTACACATATTCCTTCGTATGATGGCAGATTCAGCTGTAGCAACCATGAACCACGTCATCAAGGGAGAGGATACCAACCCTGAACCACCTTCAAATCCCCCACCGATGGCTTTGATCCAAATCCAGCTAAAAAGACAGGATGATTAGCTGGGTTAGGGTCCGTAAGTCAGCTACGAAGGCGCTTGTTCTTTCGAACAATGTACCGTCAGCTGGCCTATCAgcaaatcacaaatctcACACAATcatagtcacgagtcgtgaatcacgaatgctaTATCTCATCATGCAACGataatcatgaatcgtgaagatCAGCTTGAGGGGGAGGGGTGGgatgtgattcgtgattatgTGATCGGCCTCTGCGCTGATCCATGCCCTGGGAGCCTCGCGAGCAAGATTGACAAAGAAGGAGGTGCAGGCGATCTTCTCGGACCCCGCAGGAATTTCACCTATCAGCCTTGCCTGCTACTTCACGTGCTTGAGGTATGATTTCGTGCCTATGTGGCCGGCTCTGCTTCGTGCCGAAACGAACACCTGGCCCAACgagaaatcgtgaatgctaGTAAGTTACAGCTCGAAAGTGTTTCCAACTTGCAGCTCATTTACAGCTCTGAGCTTGGGTCCcttcatgattcacgatttgctgAAAGAGTTCCATGATTGATCCCATTTCTGCATTACCCTCCTGTGATTAACCAGCCGGACAACAGCTTCCTTGCGGTGGTCTGCTGCCACTCTGTTCGCGCCATCGGCAGCGTTTTGAGCCAGATACTTGGCTCAATCGTTGCTGAATGCCACGTTACCCAGGGATCCAGACCACCGTTACAAGCCGGACGACTGCTAATTGTAGGATGGCTCATATGTCTTGGTCATCGCTAGGCCGCTACCGATGCTGGAACAGCGGCTCGATTGTCACAGAAGCTCGTTGCACCTTCGTTGGCGACACCGTGTTCAAGTGCTTTCTGGACTGCAAGCAATTTAGCGCGGTAGAATGTTACCTGTTGGgtcccattcgtgattcacgattcacgattcacgattgtgtgAGTCGCAGAGTGTCGCTATGCCCGTCGGCGTCCACTGTGGCCCTCTTACTGGCCTTTATCGAGTGCATGACTAAGCTAGTTGTGCGCCACCAATGCAATGAAGATTGCTGACCTCGTCAACGGTTTCTAACGTATCTGGCGCCTTGCGTGAGATAACTA encodes the following:
- a CDS encoding uncharacterized protein (related to ELO1 - Elongase I) — translated: MSTFFGLKARPYPLDPSLPGSTAWDTLSAPYPAYPKFHTLFGKVVSPAVFEKSLSPWLPLGFSLVYYIVAHAANGFVQRNGNRDFTKGSGLLPTLLRFLILVHNAALAVYSGWTWARMFPLVVDFFLQGWSAAGFQGVKLALCSMPTNFPQLGVYAYIFYLSKYYEVVDSVVLLLKGKRVSNLQSYHHAGAIICMWVAYRYQSQPVWVFCVFNSFVHTCMYTYYFCAAMRWPFPRAVKRNLTTMQIAQIASGTFLTNLYLLISLNPAAVVSGCKANQVSSWYKPLAGSDQTVLSHALARTASCDPTTCMQTTGAEIALHVNTMYMFPLLALFFNFFVRSYLQKTPSTNNGGVKKVDS